In the genome of Lathyrus oleraceus cultivar Zhongwan6 chromosome 4, CAAS_Psat_ZW6_1.0, whole genome shotgun sequence, the window cgcgctgcagggatggtaatcacaatgagtgcacaggattaaaacaaattgaatggatcctatggctgggagacgcgccaacgcaccgccggagctgtaactccgatcttcttctccggtggacctcaccggacaggtccaccctcaaccatcaccaaaatgaaaaaggaggacatgatctgaaagaaaaaatggcttagagcacgaatctgacctcaattttaactaactccacatatatagaaagatattaggagttgaattttaaggtgtgtcaactgagttgctttgatttgacctctaagcaactcaatcttcttgcctacattggtaggacttcagacaaccaaagatccaagagaattgagtagaattgatTGAGAATCAAaaagatgaagttttctgaaaattaccttcaatgttgtgcagaacttaATGTTGTTTGCTTCAAAcatgatctgatcacacttgagaagcttgcaggaagtgattagcaagggtgcaagactttggatcctggagtttttgaatctccaatagttaagattcaacctcaattttcaaattgaaaattctcaggttttcctttagaatgagagggtttgaattggggggcaaagttggcgcgcaatgtgtgtttgaaatgagcacagaggtcatgtatttatagcttGAGGGAGTGATATTTACACACTtaaaattttgtccaaatttagcaatgtgaatggcacgagtgcatTGGCATGTACAGGTTCAAAATCAATCATGTTGAAGTATGAATTAAGCTTGAATGGCAAGGTAATGTTAaatgaagtttgtacatttgatttcttccaatgaTACAACTTTGTTAaagccatgtgcagccctagcaaacctcatccaaaatgcaagaacttgggttctttggaaagcttggatcaaggggaataagttttatgttcaacactttttcatttggagcttggataatggtgaattttgaggtgggCGTCTGGAAAgttcaacatgttgaaaaaaattctaagtgtcaagccatatatctcaatgttccaccttacttaactttttatgttAGCTTCAAATGAGtaaagtgtcttcataaaagttgtagttCTTTCAAcgaccttcaaaatggtcaccaatttcatgtcatttggatttagaatgatagagttattcatttttgaattttggaaaaatcacttgttcaatggtatatgtcaaaaatgacctataatgtatctccatatcacatgctcataaaagttgaatttgctttcactccaaacataaaaatttaattagacatcttgaattttatttcaaaacttggaaatctttcatatcataaaaattgagcaaattatggccttgggaagttgactttcaaattagggtttagacaaaatgacctataatgtttcaacatagaaaatgattttccaagcaaaaatatttctaggtctcaacatgaaagttgttagTAATGTTATTTAGAataacgtttctcttggaataattttcatatggtgaaaattgtgtgagatagggtctagggagacccggttttgatcagatgaatccatctggccaaccaccatcaaccaacttgctaaccttcaattcttttgactttcttggctcatggtatatcatatatgcataatatgatgaattttaaagtgtaccttgaaaaaatttgattaattggtgagatatcttgttggagaagttactcaagatacccagtcaaactagggtttccaaggcaaatcaccctcaaactcttgaagaatacttgatcaatatgacatgtagaaatcatggggactcatatatgatgcttataaccattcttggatcaattcatggttgtgatctttgtcatgagggtctcaaaccctagatatgaacttaatagatcaatgagatcatgccttacctacaaaagagttaggcagatacaaagacatatttttggtattttggttagtaaaatgataatatacaagtatgatacaatcacatggtgcttggtgatctctcccaaaacaaacccaatgaaagaggggtaaggaggatgccaaggtatgatcccaatgctaatgcatatgatgaaattgcatgagggatcttagggccaaaattggggtcttacagtgttgtcatcattcaatgtccgtgatcactccttagatctgcatcaaaggtttcaattgccacaagaggtaacaatttctatcactgatcatggCCATTCCTAAGGATCAataaaggagaaaattttaatttccgctgcgttttgaATCGCTATTCTCCTTTATCGAAGACTGATAATCTCATTCGAGGTACATGTTTTATTAATGGTGTTCCTTTAATCATTATTATTGACACTGGTGTTGCCCATTCTTTTATATTTGTTGATTGTGTGAAAAGATTAAATCTTGTGGTATCTTCTATGAATGGTAATATGGTTATTGATATTCCAGCTAAGGAGTCGATAACTGCTTCTTTGGTTTGTTTGCAATGCCCTTTGACGATTTACGGTAAGAACTTTGGTGTTGACTTAGTTTGCTTACCGCTAAGTCATCTTGATGTTATTTTGGGAATGAATTGGTTGGAATTCAACCATATTCATATCAACTGTTATGACAAGATTGTGTTATTTCCTGAGTATGTGGAAGAGGAAGTTTCCAAGTTCATGTCTGCTAATCAATTGGAAGAGCTAATGAAAGATGAAGCCCAAGTATTCACGATGTTTGCATCTTTGAAGTTAGAGAGTAAAGCAATAATTGATGAGCTACCAGTAATGTGTCAATTTCCAGATGTATTTCCAGACGATATTATTGATCTTCCACCATAAAGAGAAGTTGAATTCAACATTGAGTTAATACCCAGTACtagacctatatctatggtttCGTACATAATGTCTCCAGCAGAGTTGGGTGAGTTGAAGAAGAAATTAGAAGACctacttgagaagaagtttatcAGGCCAAGTGTGTCACCTTGGGGGGCTCTAGTGTTATTAGTGAAAAAGAAGGATGGAAATATGATATTGTGTATAGATTACCATCAGCATAATAAAGTTACTATAAAGAATAAATATCCTATTCCCAGAATTGATGATCTTATGGACCAACTGGTTGGAGCGTGTGTattcagcaagatagacttgagatcaGGGTACCATCAGATTAGAGTGAAGAATGAAGATAATGCCAAGACTGATTTTAGAACTCGGTACGGTCATTATGAGTACTCGGTAATGTCGTTCAGAGTTTCAACTGTATTTGAAAAAGTTCATTGTGGTTTTCATTGATGACATACTTATCTATTCCAAATCAGATAAAGAGCATACAGAACACCTCCGTATTGTGCTTCAAGTTTTAAAAGAGAAGAAATTATATGCtaagttatctaaatgtgagttttggttgcGTGAAGTCAATTTTTTTGGGCATGTAATTTCCAGTGGTGGTATAGCGGTGGATTCTTCGAAGGTAGATGCAGTGTTACAGTGGGAAGCCCCAAAGATAGTTACTGAGATCAGAAGTTTCCTTGGACTAGCTGGTTACTATTAGAGGTTTATTGAGGGTTTCTCAAAATTGGCCTTGCCTTTAACTTAGTTAACTCGAAAGAGTCAAGCTTTTGTATAGGATCTACAGTGTAAAGAGAGCTTCCAAGCATTGAAAAAGAAGTTGACAACTGCACCAATTTTGATTCTACCAAATCCAACTAAACCttttgttgtgtattgtgatgcaTCTAAGATGGGTTTAGGTGGAGTACTTATGCAGAGTGGATAGGTGGTTGCTTATGCTTCTCGATAGTTGAAGGTGCATGAAAGGAATTATCCTACTCACGACTTAGAATTAGCTGCAATAGTATTTTGTTCTTAAGATTTGGAGACATCATCTTTATGGTTCCAGAATTGAAGTATTTAGCGACCATAAGAGTTTGAAATATCTCTTCGATTAGAAGGAACTTAAcatgagacaaaggagatggcTAGAGTTTTTGAAGGActatgactttggtttgaattaccatctTGGTAAAGCCAATGTGGTAGCAGATGCTTTGAGTTGGAAGTCTTTGCACAAGTCAAATTTGATGGTTAGGGAGTTGGATTTGATTGAAAAATTCAGAGACTTGAGTTTAGTATGTGAGGTGACTCCAGATAGTGTGATGTTGGGTATGCTAAAGTTAACTAGTAGTTTTCTTGATGAGACTAGAGAGAAGCAGAAATTGGATGTGACATTGGTTGATCGCTTAACATTAGTTGGACAAAGTAATGACAAAGACTTTTGAATTGATGGAGATGGAATTCTAAAGTTTTGGGACAGAGTTTGTATTCCTGATATACCAGAACTTGAGAAAATGATTTTAGAGGAGAATCATCGGAGCAGTTTGAGCATTCATACTGGAGCTACCAAAATGTATCAGGATCTAAAGAAAATGTTATGGTGGCCAGGAATAAAGAAGGAAATCACACagtttgtttattcttgtttgattTCTCAGAAGTCTAAGGTGGAACATCAAAAGTCGTCTGGACTAATGCAGCCATTAgagattcctgaatggaagtgaGACAACATCTCAATGGACTTTGTGACCAGTTTGCCAAATACCCCGAGGGGAAGTGATACTATTTGGGTGATTATTGACAGGCTAACTAAATCGGCTCACTTCATACTGATTAAGATTAGTTTCTCATTGCAAAGGTTGGTTGAGATCTATATTAATAATATTGTGAAGTTGCATGGCATCCCTTCATGTATAGTTTCCGATAGAGACACGAGGTTTACATCCAGATTTTGGGGGAGTTTATAGGAAGCTTTGGGTACTAGGCTGAGGTTGAGTTATGCTTATCTCCCTTAGACAGACGGACAGACTGAGAGGACCATTCAGTCTCTTGAGGACTTATTGAGGGCATGTGTTTTGGAATGAGGAGGTGTTTGGGACAGCTATCTAccattgatcgagttcacataTAATAACAACTATCATTCTAGCATTGGTATGGCTCCATTAGAGGCATTATATGGCAGAAGGTGCAGGAATCCTCTATGTTGGTACGAATCTGGAGAGAGTGTTATACTCGGACCTGAAATCATTCAACAGACTACCGAGAAACTTAAAATtattcaagagaagatgaaggcatCACAGAGCTGGAAGAAGAGATATCATGATAAGCGAAGGAAGGATCTAGAGTTCCAAGAAGGTGATCATGTTTTTATGAGAGTCACTTCTGTGACCGGTGTGGGTCGTGCTCTGAAGTCTAAGAAGTTGACTCATTGCTTCATTGGACCCTATCAGATTA includes:
- the LOC127137898 gene encoding uncharacterized protein LOC127137898: MVIDIPAKESITASLVCLQCPLTIYGKNFGVDLVCLPLSHLDVILGMNWLEFNHIHINCYDKIVLFPEYVEEEVSKFMSANQLEELMKDEAQVFTMFASLKLESKAIIDELPVMCQFPDVFPDDIIDLPP
- the LOC127137899 gene encoding uncharacterized protein LOC127137899, which translates into the protein MAPLEALYGRRCRNPLCWYESGESVILGPEIIQQTTEKLKIIQEKMKASQSWKKRYHDKRRKDLEFQEGDHVFMRVTSVTGVGRALKSKKLTHCFIGPYQITQKIEVVAYRVALPPSLSNMYDVFHVSQLQNSIHDPSHVIQMNDVQVRDNLTVEASHIRVEDSEVK